The following are from one region of the Salvelinus fontinalis isolate EN_2023a chromosome 5, ASM2944872v1, whole genome shotgun sequence genome:
- the LOC129855014 gene encoding ATP-sensitive inward rectifier potassium channel 11-like produces MLSRKGLIPDDYLLTRLAEDVQQPKFKASKARKARFVAKNGTCNVAHTNIREQGRFLQDVFTTLVDLKWLHLLIIFTMSFLCSWLLFAMVWWLIAFAHGDLDQKGDDFVPCVTDIHSFSSAFLFSIEVQVTIGFGGRMVTEECLSAIVVLIIQNIVGLLINAIMLGCIFMKTAQANRRAETLIFSKHAVISIRNNKLCFMIRLGDLRKSMIISATVRMQVVRRSTTSEGDVVPLDQIDIHMDNPVGTNGIFLVVPLIICHVIDKDSPLYELSPADLQNNDIEVVVVLEGVVETTGITTQARTSYLSEEILWGQRFVPTISEEEGMYAVDYSKFGNTVRVVTPSCSAKKLDEKGGIARFKLHEHATPRPSVRRRRLSLRMKQYSTISPLA; encoded by the coding sequence ATGCTTTCCCGAAAAGGACTGATCCCGGACGACTACTTGCTGACCCGCTTGGCTGAGGATGTCCAGCAGCCTAAATTCAAGGCGTCAAAAGCGCGGAAGGCTCGGTTCGTCGCCAAAAACGGAACCTGTAATGTGGCCCACACGAACATTCGCGAACAGGGACGGTTCCTACAGGATGTTTTCACCACTTTAGTGGATCTAAAATGGCTTCACTTACTTATCATTTTCACTATGTCATTTCTGTGCAGCTGGCTGCTGTTTGCAATGGTTTGGTGGCTCATTGCCTTTGCGCACGGCGACCTGGATCAAAAGGGCGACGACTTTGTCCCGTGCGTGACGGACATCCACTCCTTCTCCTCTGCGTTTCTTTTCTCCATAGAGGTACAGGTAACCATCGGGTTCGGGGGGCGCATGGTCACAGAGGAATGCTTGTCTGCCATAGTGGTCCTTATCATTCAGAACATCGTGGGCTTGCTGATTAACGCCATAATGCTGGGGTGTATCTTTATGAAGACGGCCCAGGCCAACCGGCGCGCCGAAACGCTGATCTTCAGCAAGCACGCCGTCATCTCCATCCGAAATAACAAACTGTGCTTTATGATCCGTTTAGGGGACCTGCGGAAGAGCATGATCATTAGTGCCACCGTGCGGATGCAGGTGGTAAGGCGCAGCACCACTTCGGAGGGCGACGTGGTCCCCCTGGACCAGATAGACATTCACATGGACAACCCCGTGGGGACCAACGGTATTTTCCTCGTGGTCCCTCTCATCATATGCCACGTTATTGACAAAGACAGCCCGCTCTACGAGCTATCGCCAGCGGATTTACAAAATAATGATATCGAAGTGGTAGTGGTGCTGGAGGGGGTGGTGGAGACCACGGGTATAACCACCCAGGCCCGTACATCATACCTGTCTGAGGAGATACTGTGGGGGCAGCGCTTTGTGCCCACTATATCCGAGGAGGAGGGCATGTATGCGGTGGACTATTCTAAATTCGGTAACACAGTTAGAGTAGTGACACCCAGCTGCAGTGCCAAGAAACTGGATGAGAAGGGAGGCATCGCCAGGTTTAAACTGCACGAGCACGCTACCCCGCGGCCGTCGGTGAGAAGGCGGCGGCTCTCACTGCGCATGAAGCAATACAGCACCATCAGCCCACTAGCCTAA